The following are from one region of the Ignavibacteriota bacterium genome:
- a CDS encoding AI-2E family transporter has translation MIKWTAGAIILLYLFYLLSEIFIILALSILLAFIFAPFVSLLEAKGLNRLTSTLVVFGIFGFIIYLSLSIIIPKFVYQMDHLISSLEGFSFAEEMKTLETTLLHYIPFLKSGDITQRMELFITNQITNIFDTISEVLSSVFSIIAGLVIVPFITFFILKDYRRIMQGLLQTIPNKYFEMSYYILKKVSLRLGLFARAWIFDATFVGVMIGFGFYFIGIPNALPLGVIAGIGHLIPYFGPIIGGVPALIVSIVQYGDLSQFPLILLVIFSTYILDNGFVQPYIFGKSVDMHPIAIILLIISGGTLFGLIGMLLAVPVATVIKTFLKEIYFAKKNYKIAKV, from the coding sequence ATGATTAAATGGACTGCAGGTGCCATCATTCTTCTCTATCTTTTTTATTTATTAAGTGAAATTTTTATTATCCTTGCATTATCCATACTGCTTGCTTTCATCTTTGCACCATTCGTTTCTCTGCTTGAAGCAAAAGGGCTGAATCGTTTGACCTCTACACTTGTTGTTTTTGGAATATTTGGATTCATCATTTATTTAAGTCTTTCTATAATAATTCCGAAGTTCGTTTATCAGATGGATCATTTGATCAGTTCACTTGAGGGTTTTTCTTTTGCAGAAGAAATGAAAACTCTGGAAACAACTTTACTTCACTACATTCCCTTTCTTAAATCTGGAGATATTACTCAAAGAATGGAATTGTTTATAACTAATCAGATTACAAATATCTTTGATACGATTTCTGAAGTTTTATCAAGTGTATTTTCGATAATCGCAGGACTTGTGATAGTTCCATTCATCACTTTTTTTATTTTAAAAGATTACAGAAGGATTATGCAGGGTCTGCTTCAAACAATACCAAATAAATATTTCGAAATGTCCTATTACATATTGAAGAAAGTTTCGTTACGACTTGGTTTGTTTGCTCGAGCCTGGATTTTTGACGCAACTTTCGTTGGAGTAATGATTGGTTTTGGTTTTTATTTTATAGGTATTCCGAATGCTTTACCACTCGGAGTAATAGCAGGGATCGGGCATCTGATTCCATATTTCGGTCCGATCATTGGTGGCGTTCCTGCACTCATTGTATCAATCGTGCAATATGGAGACCTCTCACAGTTCCCATTAATTCTGCTGGTAATCTTTTCTACATATATTCTCGATAATGGATTTGTGCAGCCTTATATTTTTGGAAAGAGTGTTGATATGCACCCGATTGCAATTATACTTTTAATAATCAGCGGCGGTACTTTATTTGGTTTAATTGGTATGCTGCTGGCTGTTCCGGTTGCAACTGTAATAAAAACTTTCCTGAAAGAAATTTACTTTGCAAAGAAGAATTATAAGATTGCAAAAGTTTAA
- the apbC gene encoding iron-sulfur cluster carrier protein ApbC: protein MTEITKSSILTAIKKIDDKNFNKNSLTLNSIKKIDRQGNSLTVDISIPVLNKETNFDYNKIADIIKLEFPELDDIHLNVQQRVSTISTHKDPKKEAVLPGVKNTIAVASGKGGVGKSTVAVNLAVALAKDGAKVGLIDADIYGPSIPLMLGVNEKPDVIQDDGKARLIPIDAFGLKMISIGLLVDDNAPLIWRGPMASGAIKQFMTDVAWGELDYLVFDMPPGTGDIQLTLVQTIPLTGAVIVTTPQEVSLIDARKALKMFERVNVPVLGLIENMSYFIAPDTKKRYDIFGSGGGERVSKELNVPFIGGIPINPQIREGGDKGIPIVFDIPDSNDAEIILDISRNLTEQVNIRNSKASGKVEILLGDDD from the coding sequence ATGACTGAAATTACTAAAAGCAGTATTCTTACAGCTATCAAGAAGATTGATGATAAAAATTTTAATAAGAACTCATTAACTCTCAACTCAATAAAAAAAATTGATCGACAGGGAAACTCACTTACAGTTGATATATCAATTCCTGTTCTGAATAAAGAGACTAATTTTGATTACAATAAAATCGCTGATATAATAAAGCTGGAATTTCCCGAACTCGACGATATTCATCTGAATGTTCAGCAGAGAGTATCAACAATATCAACGCATAAAGATCCTAAGAAAGAAGCAGTACTTCCGGGAGTTAAAAATACAATAGCCGTGGCAAGTGGAAAAGGTGGAGTAGGTAAATCAACTGTTGCTGTTAATCTTGCAGTTGCTCTTGCGAAAGATGGTGCAAAAGTTGGATTGATTGATGCTGATATTTACGGACCAAGTATTCCACTGATGCTTGGTGTAAATGAAAAACCGGATGTAATTCAGGATGATGGTAAAGCCAGGCTGATTCCGATTGATGCGTTTGGATTAAAAATGATTTCGATCGGTTTATTAGTTGATGATAATGCACCGCTGATTTGGCGCGGACCAATGGCAAGTGGAGCAATTAAACAATTTATGACTGATGTTGCCTGGGGAGAACTTGATTATCTTGTTTTTGATATGCCTCCTGGAACCGGTGATATTCAACTAACACTTGTGCAAACAATTCCGTTGACCGGTGCCGTAATAGTAACAACACCGCAGGAAGTATCACTCATTGATGCAAGAAAAGCTTTGAAAATGTTCGAGCGTGTAAATGTTCCTGTACTTGGCTTGATCGAAAATATGAGTTACTTTATCGCACCTGATACAAAGAAACGATATGATATTTTCGGATCCGGCGGTGGTGAGCGAGTTTCAAAAGAATTGAATGTCCCGTTCATTGGCGGTATCCCTATCAATCCACAAATAAGAGAAGGTGGTGACAAAGGAATTCCTATCGTCTTCGATATTCCTGATTCCAATGATGCTGAAATAATTCTGGATATTTCAAGAAACCTGACAGAACAGGTAAACATCCGGAATTCTAAAGCCTCCGGAAAAGTTGAAATACTTCTGGGAGATGATGATTAA
- a CDS encoding NifU family protein encodes MKDEILKALETIRPFLQADNGDVELVEITEEKIVKVRLLGDCADCPMSILTLRAGIERALMNKVPSIKRIESVI; translated from the coding sequence ATGAAAGACGAAATCTTAAAAGCTCTCGAAACAATCAGACCTTTTCTGCAAGCTGACAATGGTGATGTTGAACTTGTTGAAATCACCGAAGAGAAAATTGTTAAAGTAAGACTGCTTGGTGATTGTGCCGATTGTCCTATGTCAATATTAACTTTGCGTGCGGGTATTGAAAGAGCCTTAATGAATAAGGTACCATCAATAAAAAGAATTGAATCAGTAATATGA
- a CDS encoding parvulin peptidyl-prolyl isomerase has protein sequence MITKTIAVICFYAGFIFGQTGVIDKIVAVIDNEIILQSELDFQVAIYASQRSLDPKSPELKRHILNTMIDEKLVYAQAELDSITVTDAEVSQRIEYQINVLKQQYGSEANIEKMYGMSLDKIKRELRDDVRKNLMVQRLREKNFAPVEASRREVEEFYHNFKDSLGMIPEKLHIFHIFRNPKTTDRLKTQLREFAQSVLDSIKQGASFEDMAKKYSEDPGSKAYGGDLGFVKKGVFYPEFEAAAFALEVGEISDVVETPVGYHIIELLERRGESIRTRHILFKFKTDEGADLETIEFLTEIRDSIVNGVNTFQYYAKKYSEDKETAPFSGDLGTFYINQLDKNLLDVVSKMKQDEISFPKRIDYGQGVYGYHIVYLQSRVPQHPASLEEDYAELKRLADEYKKQKQYDNWVASLRDKIYWEVRL, from the coding sequence ATGATAACCAAAACTATAGCTGTCATTTGTTTTTATGCGGGATTTATATTTGGTCAAACAGGTGTTATAGATAAAATAGTTGCTGTGATTGATAATGAAATTATTCTTCAGAGTGAACTTGATTTTCAGGTAGCGATTTACGCATCCCAAAGAAGTCTTGATCCAAAATCTCCTGAACTTAAAAGACACATACTCAATACGATGATTGATGAAAAGCTGGTCTATGCGCAGGCAGAACTTGATTCTATTACTGTTACTGATGCTGAAGTATCGCAAAGAATCGAATATCAGATCAATGTTTTGAAACAGCAATACGGATCGGAAGCAAATATTGAAAAGATGTATGGGATGAGTCTTGATAAAATAAAAAGAGAATTGCGTGATGATGTTAGAAAAAATTTGATGGTTCAACGCTTGCGTGAAAAGAATTTTGCACCTGTTGAAGCATCACGGCGTGAAGTTGAAGAATTCTACCACAATTTCAAAGATAGCCTTGGTATGATACCGGAGAAACTGCACATATTTCATATCTTCCGAAATCCAAAAACAACCGACAGGCTTAAAACACAATTACGTGAATTCGCTCAGTCTGTGCTTGACTCAATAAAGCAAGGTGCAAGTTTTGAAGATATGGCAAAAAAATATTCTGAAGATCCGGGAAGTAAAGCTTACGGTGGTGATCTTGGTTTTGTGAAGAAAGGTGTTTTCTATCCTGAGTTTGAAGCCGCTGCATTTGCACTTGAAGTTGGTGAAATCTCCGATGTTGTTGAAACTCCTGTTGGATATCACATCATTGAACTTCTGGAAAGAAGAGGTGAATCTATCAGAACCAGACATATTCTCTTCAAATTTAAAACTGATGAAGGCGCCGATCTGGAGACAATTGAATTCCTTACTGAAATCAGAGACAGTATTGTAAATGGTGTTAATACATTTCAATATTATGCAAAAAAATATAGTGAGGATAAGGAAACTGCTCCGTTTTCGGGTGATCTCGGAACTTTCTATATAAACCAGCTTGATAAAAATCTGCTCGACGTTGTTTCCAAAATGAAGCAAGATGAAATCAGTTTCCCGAAAAGAATAGATTATGGGCAGGGTGTCTATGGATATCATATAGTTTATCTTCAATCAAGAGTACCGCAGCATCCTGCAAGTCTCGAAGAAGATTATGCTGAACTCAAAAGACTTGCTGATGAATACAAAAAGCAGAAACAATATGATAACTGGGTTGCTTCACTCAGAGATAAGATTTACTGGGAAGTAAGGTTGTAA
- a CDS encoding GMC family oxidoreductase: MENLQTDVLVIGSGFGAAAPALRLSEAGFKVLMIEKGKNIVPEKDFRMTQDPKYFLKYLTGISDKSMSFTYAEALGGGSGFYEMVSLRAPSKIFFQKDKTGNYLWPKGINRECMDAYYDVAEKMLNVEQIPVEEVPKSGIVFSLLMKNLGYSCDRARYAVKDVLAVDFASPVVYSVLSNHSI; this comes from the coding sequence ATGGAAAATTTACAAACAGACGTACTTGTAATCGGAAGCGGGTTCGGTGCAGCAGCTCCGGCTTTAAGATTAAGTGAAGCAGGCTTTAAAGTATTGATGATTGAAAAAGGTAAAAACATTGTGCCCGAAAAAGATTTCAGGATGACACAGGATCCAAAATATTTTCTGAAATATTTAACCGGAATATCAGACAAATCTATGTCCTTCACTTATGCAGAAGCACTTGGCGGTGGTTCAGGATTTTATGAAATGGTTTCATTAAGAGCACCATCAAAAATTTTCTTTCAGAAAGATAAAACAGGCAATTATCTCTGGCCGAAAGGAATTAACAGAGAATGTATGGATGCTTATTATGATGTTGCCGAAAAGATGCTCAATGTTGAACAGATTCCCGTTGAAGAAGTTCCGAAATCAGGAATTGTATTTTCACTATTAATGAAAAATCTTGGTTACTCCTGTGACAGAGCAAGATATGCGGTAAAGGATGTGTTGGCAGTGGATTTTGCGTCTCCGGTTGTGTATTCGGTGCTAAGCAATCACTCCATTTAA
- a CDS encoding MoxR family ATPase: protein MKDVELVEKLAEKIKRVKLEIAKVIVGQDEIVDQLLISLFSKGHCLLVGVPGLAKTLLIKTVAEVLDLKFSRIQFTPDLMPSDITGTEIIEEDAVSKKRNFKFISGPIFANIILADEINRTPPKTQAALLEAMQEYNVTAAGVKYQLPQPFFVLATQNPIEQEGTYPLPEAQLDRFMFNLWLEYPSFKEEIRIVETTTSEYKAKLEKVLNANEILEFQELVRKVPVADNVVEYAVKVANMTRPTNGNSPQFIKDWITWGAGPRASQYMILASKTRAVIQGRFTPNIDDVKVAMLPVLRHRIITNFSAEADGIKSIDVISKLSKEV, encoded by the coding sequence ATAAAAGACGTTGAGCTTGTTGAGAAACTTGCTGAAAAAATCAAGAGAGTTAAATTAGAAATTGCAAAAGTAATTGTTGGTCAGGATGAAATTGTTGATCAACTTTTAATCTCATTATTTTCAAAAGGGCATTGCCTCCTCGTTGGAGTTCCCGGTCTTGCTAAAACACTTCTGATAAAAACTGTTGCCGAAGTTCTTGATTTAAAATTTAGCAGAATACAATTCACACCTGATTTGATGCCAAGTGATATTACCGGTACTGAAATAATTGAGGAAGATGCAGTATCGAAAAAAAGAAATTTTAAATTTATTTCAGGACCCATCTTTGCGAACATCATTCTTGCGGATGAAATAAACAGAACTCCTCCTAAAACACAAGCGGCGCTTCTTGAAGCAATGCAGGAATATAACGTAACGGCTGCCGGTGTAAAATATCAGTTACCACAACCGTTTTTTGTTTTAGCAACACAAAATCCAATTGAGCAGGAAGGAACTTATCCTTTACCTGAAGCTCAGCTTGATAGATTTATGTTCAATCTTTGGCTTGAATATCCTTCTTTCAAAGAGGAAATAAGAATTGTTGAAACAACTACAAGCGAATACAAAGCAAAGCTTGAAAAAGTTTTAAATGCAAATGAAATACTCGAATTCCAGGAACTCGTTAGAAAAGTTCCCGTTGCTGATAATGTAGTCGAGTATGCAGTTAAAGTTGCAAATATGACCCGCCCAACAAATGGAAACTCTCCTCAATTTATTAAAGACTGGATTACCTGGGGTGCTGGACCGAGAGCTTCTCAGTATATGATACTTGCTTCCAAAACACGTGCAGTAATTCAGGGAAGATTCACTCCGAATATTGATGATGTTAAAGTTGCAATGCTTCCTGTTCTGCGTCACAGGATTATCACTAACTTCAGTGCTGAAGCAGACGGAATAAAATCTATTGATGTGATTTCGAAACTGAGTAAGGAAGTTTGA
- a CDS encoding transposase, translated as MSETKRERKFYSPEQKVLILRELLENNIPISQLAEKYYVHPNDIYNWKKKLFEGAKDIFQTKAVNNKQTTIEQKKIEKLESKLRDRDEAIAILLKENIDIKKSIDGEI; from the coding sequence ATGTCCGAAACAAAAAGAGAAAGAAAATTTTATTCACCTGAGCAGAAAGTTCTTATTCTTAGAGAACTTCTTGAAAACAATATTCCCATCAGCCAGCTTGCAGAAAAATACTATGTTCACCCCAATGATATATATAACTGGAAGAAAAAGCTTTTTGAAGGAGCAAAAGATATTTTTCAAACAAAAGCAGTAAATAATAAACAAACTACTATTGAACAAAAAAAGATAGAAAAACTTGAATCTAAACTGAGAGACCGGGATGAAGCAATTGCTATTCTGCTTAAAGAAAACATAGATATAAAAAAAAGTATAGATGGGGAAATATGA
- a CDS encoding T9SS type A sorting domain-containing protein yields the protein MANISAEENVLPKQNQNVISYSGSEVVTEYALEQNYPNPFNPTTTIKYQLPESGNVSIKVYDILGNEVANLVDGYMETGKYEVDFNASSLASGVYIYRLNVNDFVNVKKMILLK from the coding sequence ATGGCAAACATATCTGCTGAGGAAAATGTTCTGCCAAAGCAAAACCAAAATGTTATTTCATATTCAGGTTCAGAAGTAGTTACTGAGTATGCTTTGGAACAGAATTATCCCAATCCATTTAATCCAACAACTACGATAAAGTATCAATTACCAGAATCAGGAAATGTTTCGATCAAAGTATATGATATACTTGGAAACGAAGTAGCAAATCTTGTTGATGGTTATATGGAAACCGGAAAGTACGAGGTTGATTTTAATGCTTCTTCACTTGCAAGTGGTGTTTACATCTACCGGCTGAATGTTAATGATTTTGTGAATGTTAAGAAGATGATACTGCTGAAGTGA
- a CDS encoding IS3 family transposase, which translates to MSETKRERKFYSPEQKVLILRELLENNIPISQLAEKYYVHPNDIYNWKKKLFEGAKDIFQTKAVNNKQTTIEQKKIEKLESKLRDRDEAIAILLKENIDIKKKYRWGNMTGQWVEPDIRDNVIDFINLIRAKADISLKGMIRLIGINYSKYYSWIDRKGISNNHNGKTPRGHSCLDWEKETIISYAKDHPGEGYRRLTYMMIDDNAAAVSPATTYRVLKAAGLLNRWNKVKRSSKGDGFNQPAAVHQHWHTDIKYVNYHGTFLFLISVIDGYSRYIVHHELRQNMQQFDVQITLQRALEKYPGYKPRIISDNGPQFISKDFAEYLKQAGLQHIRTSIAYPQSNGKIERYHRTIHQDCLMKSSLINLDDARKQISSYIDYYNTERLHSSLFYLTPEDFLFSRVEEKLELREMKLNEAKLKRIEVRNVS; encoded by the coding sequence ATGTCCGAAACAAAAAGAGAAAGAAAATTTTATTCACCTGAGCAGAAAGTTCTTATTCTTAGAGAACTTCTTGAAAACAATATTCCCATCAGCCAGCTTGCAGAAAAATACTATGTTCACCCCAATGATATATATAACTGGAAGAAAAAGCTTTTTGAAGGAGCAAAAGATATTTTTCAAACAAAAGCAGTAAATAATAAACAAACTACTATTGAACAAAAAAAGATAGAAAAACTTGAATCTAAACTGAGAGACCGGGATGAAGCAATTGCTATTCTGCTTAAAGAAAACATAGATATAAAAAAAAAGTATAGATGGGGAAATATGACCGGGCAATGGGTTGAACCGGATATACGAGATAATGTAATTGATTTTATAAATCTCATCAGAGCTAAGGCTGATATTTCTCTTAAAGGAATGATTCGCCTTATAGGAATAAATTACAGTAAATATTATTCCTGGATTGATAGAAAAGGAATCTCTAATAACCATAACGGTAAAACTCCCAGAGGGCATTCGTGCCTGGATTGGGAGAAAGAAACTATTATCAGTTATGCTAAAGATCATCCGGGTGAAGGTTACAGACGGCTTACTTATATGATGATTGATGATAATGCTGCTGCTGTATCTCCGGCTACTACTTACAGAGTTCTTAAAGCAGCAGGGCTGCTTAACAGATGGAATAAAGTTAAACGATCTTCTAAAGGAGATGGCTTTAATCAGCCAGCAGCAGTTCATCAGCATTGGCATACAGATATTAAGTACGTTAATTATCACGGAACGTTTCTGTTTCTTATTTCTGTTATTGATGGTTACTCCCGATATATTGTTCATCACGAGCTTAGGCAGAATATGCAGCAATTTGATGTTCAGATAACCTTGCAGAGAGCTTTAGAAAAATATCCCGGTTATAAACCAAGAATTATTTCTGATAACGGTCCTCAGTTTATTTCCAAAGATTTTGCTGAATATCTGAAGCAAGCTGGATTACAGCACATCAGAACCTCTATTGCATATCCTCAGAGCAACGGAAAGATTGAACGTTACCACAGAACTATTCATCAGGACTGCTTAATGAAATCTTCTTTAATAAATCTTGATGATGCACGTAAACAGATTTCCTCTTATATTGATTACTACAATACTGAACGACTTCACAGTTCGTTGTTTTATTTAACTCCCGAAGATTTTCTGTTTAGCAGAGTTGAAGAAAAATTAGAGCTAAGAGAAATGAAACTTAATGAAGCCAAACTGAAAAGAATTGAGGTAAGAAATGTCAGTTGA